Genomic segment of Rhodococcus sp. W8901:
CCATCATCGCGTTGGAGTGGAACATCGGCATCGACATGTAGACGACGTCGTCGTTGGACAGGCCGAACCGGTCCGCGAGCATCACTCCGGGATCGGCGATCTTGGCGTGCGTGCACCGCACGGCTTTCGGATCGCCACTCGTACCCGACGTGAAGATGAGCATCAACAGGTCGTCGGGCGCGGCCGTGGGCGGGATTGCGGGGCTGCCCGCGAAGGGGGACAGGATCTCCGCCCAGTCCGGGGAGTCCACGTTGATCACCCGGACATCGCCGAGGTCGATGTCGTCGAGAAGGTGGGCCTGGGTGTTCTCGGTGAACACGATCTGGCAGTCCGACAGTGCGATGTCGCGGGCCAGGGCCTCACCGCGCCGGGTGGTGTTGAGGCCGGCGAGAACGGCACCGGAGAACGCGGCGGCACCGAGCAGGGAGGAGAACTCGGGGACGTTGTCCATGAGGACACCGAAATGCCGCGGTCGCGCCGGATCGAGGAGGTGGTTCAAAGCGGATGCACGGTCGTACATTCCGTGGACGTGGTCCGTCCACGGAATGTACGCATCTTCGAATCGGATTCCGTGCGTATCGATGTGGCGGACCTGCGCGAGCAGGTCCGCCACCGTGGGAGTCGCTGTCATTCCCACATCATGACGATTGTGACGCCCGTCATGTTTCCCGATTTCACTGTGTGGGACCGATCCGAGTCGTTCGTTTCGGACCGCTTGTGTCCGTGGTGCTTACGCCGGAGTCGTGGCCAGGACGGCGCCGAGGCGGCGGAGTTGATCGGTCGCGGAGCCGAGCAGGAACTCCTGGCGCTTCGCGGCCAGGAAGTATCGGTGCGCCGGATGGTCCTCGTCGAGACCGACACCGCCGTGGATGTGCACGACGGAGTGGGCGACGCGATGGCCCGCATCCGCGGCCCAGAACTTCGCGATCTCGATCTCGCCCTCCGTCGGCAGTCCCTCCGCGAGACGGAAAGCGGCCTGCCACAGGGTCAACCGCACACCCTTGACATCGATGTACCCGTCGGCGAGTCGCTGCGCGACGGCCTGGAAGCTGCCGATGGGCCGATCGAACTGGACGCGTTCGCGCGCGTAGTCGGCAGTGATCTTGAGCCCCTGGTCAAGGACGCCGAACTGGAAGGCACTCGAGCCCACTGCGCCGCGGTCGAGGATCCACTCGACGATCTCGCCGCCCTGCTCGACGGTGCCGAGCACCCGGTCGGCGTCCAGCTGGACGCCGGACAGCTCGACGATGCCGGTGCAGCCGAAGTCCGTCGTCTGCTGGCGCGTGATCGTGACACCCGCGTCGCCCGGCTGGACCAGCAGCAGCACGGTGCCGCTCTCGGTGGCGGCCGGCACGAGGATCAGGTCCGCGATCGGTGCCGCGTCGACGACGATCTTGGTGCCGCTCAGCGTCCACCCGTTCGCCGTCTGCTTCGCCCGGGTGACCGGCGCCGCGGGGTTGTCGTTGAGCTCCTCGGCGAGCCCGACGGCGATGATCTTCGATCCTGCGGCCGCGGGTGCACCCCATTCGGCACGCTGGGCATCAGAACCGAATTCGGCGATCGCGCCGGCGCCCATCACGATCGACGACAGGTACGGCACCGGCGCGACGCCGCGACCGAGTTCGATGAGGATGCTGCACTGCTCGAGAATGCCGAAGTCGTCGCCGCCGACCGACTCGGGCAGTGCTGCGCCGAGCACGCCGGACGACGCGAGCGCGTCCCACAGCTTGCGGTCGAACCGGTCCTCCGCGGAGTCGAGTTCGCGCAGGTGCTCGTTGGTGACGATGTCGGAGACGATGCCCTTGGTGAGACCTGCCAGGTCCTGCTGGGCCTCGGTGAGAGAGAAGTCCATGGTGTGGTCCTTGCTTATCGCTTGGCGTGGGGCTGGCCGAGGGCGGTCATGGCGATGATGTCGCGCTGGACCTCGTTGGTGCCGCCGCCGAAGGTGAGGATCAGTGCCGAGCGGTGCCACCGCTCGAGCCGGCCGCGCAGGACGGCGCCGGGCGAGTTCTGCCGGATGGTGGCGGACGGGCCCATGATCTCCATCAGCAGTCGGTACGCCTCGGTGGCGAACTCGGTGCCGTACACCTTGTTGGCGGACGCGGCCTCGGGGCCGGGAGCGTGGTCGGTGGCCGACGCGATCTCCCAGTTCATGAGCTTGAGGTACTCGGTCTTGGCGTGCACCCGAGCCAGATTGATCTGGACCCATTCCTGGTCGATCACCCGGCGGCCGTCGGCCAGCTTGGTGTTCTGTGCCCACTCGCGCACTTCCTGCAGCGCGGTCATGATCACGCCGGCCGACGTGAGCGCGACGCGCTCGTGGTTGAGCTGGTTGGTGACGAGCTTCCAGCCGCCGTGCTCCTCGCCGACCAGCGAGCTCTGCGGCACGCGGACGTCCTGGTAGTAGGTTGCGCTGGTGTCGGGCCCGGCCATCGTGTGGACCGGCGTGTACGAGAATCCCTCTGCGGTGGTCGGCACGATCAGCATGCTGATGCCGCGATGCTTCTTCGCGGCCGGATCCGTGCGGCACGCGAGCCAGACGTAGTCGGCGTACTGGATGAGGCTCGTCCACATCTTCTGGCCGTTGATGACGTAGTCGTCGCCGTCCTTGACCGCGGACGTGCGCAGCGACGCGAGATCGGTGCCGGCGCCAGGCTCGGAGTAGCCGATCGCGAAGTGCAGTTCACCCGCGGAGATCTTGGGCAGGAAGAACGCCTTCTGTTCGGGCGTACCGAAATGCATGATCGTCGGCGCGACCGAATTGATCGTCAGGAATGGCACCGGCGCACCCGCAATCGCGGCCTCGTCGACGAAGATCAGCTGATCCATCGCGGACCGCTCCTGGCCGCCGTACTCCTTGGGCCAGCCGAGGGTGAGCCACCCGTCCTGGCCCATCTGCTGGACGACCTCGCGGTAGACGTTTCCTGCGCCGTACTCGCCGGTGGTCGCCATCAGTGCTTCGCGACGTTCCGGAGTCATCAATTTCGCGAAGTAGCTTCGCAATTCCTCGCGCAGCTTCTGCTGCTCCGCGGTGTAGGTGATATCCACTTGGTTTCTCCAATCCAGGCTATCGTCGGCGCGGAATCGCGGAATCGCGGGATTCGGCACGGTTTCTGGAAAGATCGCGGGCCACGGCCGTGGTGTTCGAGGCCGTGCAGCGGGCTGTCCGTCACCGAGGCGGAGCCGTGCAGCAGCCGCGTCGAGGATGGTTGTCCGAATCATTGCACAGCAGTGAAACGGGTTCTAGTCTTATGACCGAAGTCGTTGGACCACAGCCCGGTGCAACGCGCTTTCCGCGAGTCTTTCGAACGAATGTGAAAAGAGGAATGGTCATGGAGGTCAGGGTCGACAGGGATCGCTGCGAGGCGAACGGCGTGTGCGTCGGAATCGCTCCCGACATCTTCGATCTGGATGATGACGAGGAGTTGATCATCTCGGCGCCCGTGCCCCCGGCCGACCGGGAGGCCGACGTGCGTTCGGCAATCGCGCAGTGCCCGCGCGCTGCACTGACCGAACACTAGACCGAGCCTTGCGGCCAATGTAGAACACGTTCTACATTGGCCGCGTCGCCGGCAGCCGCAGCGACGAGGCACCGATCGGCACGAGGCCGGTCGACGTCACGGGTACGGGAGTGCGTTCATGAGTGCAGTCAACAGTCGCGAGGTCAGCCTGGAGGGCAAGGTCGCAATCGTGACCGGCTCGGGTTCCGGCCTCGGCCGGGCCGAGGCGATCGGCCTGGCGCAGTCCGGGGCGGCGGTCGTCGTCAACGATCTCGGTATCAACGACGCGGTCGAGTCCACGCTGGACGAAATCCGCACTCTCGGTGGAAAAG
This window contains:
- a CDS encoding acyl-CoA dehydrogenase family protein, which encodes MDFSLTEAQQDLAGLTKGIVSDIVTNEHLRELDSAEDRFDRKLWDALASSGVLGAALPESVGGDDFGILEQCSILIELGRGVAPVPYLSSIVMGAGAIAEFGSDAQRAEWGAPAAAGSKIIAVGLAEELNDNPAAPVTRAKQTANGWTLSGTKIVVDAAPIADLILVPAATESGTVLLLVQPGDAGVTITRQQTTDFGCTGIVELSGVQLDADRVLGTVEQGGEIVEWILDRGAVGSSAFQFGVLDQGLKITADYARERVQFDRPIGSFQAVAQRLADGYIDVKGVRLTLWQAAFRLAEGLPTEGEIEIAKFWAADAGHRVAHSVVHIHGGVGLDEDHPAHRYFLAAKRQEFLLGSATDQLRRLGAVLATTPA
- a CDS encoding acyl-CoA dehydrogenase family protein produces the protein MDITYTAEQQKLREELRSYFAKLMTPERREALMATTGEYGAGNVYREVVQQMGQDGWLTLGWPKEYGGQERSAMDQLIFVDEAAIAGAPVPFLTINSVAPTIMHFGTPEQKAFFLPKISAGELHFAIGYSEPGAGTDLASLRTSAVKDGDDYVINGQKMWTSLIQYADYVWLACRTDPAAKKHRGISMLIVPTTAEGFSYTPVHTMAGPDTSATYYQDVRVPQSSLVGEEHGGWKLVTNQLNHERVALTSAGVIMTALQEVREWAQNTKLADGRRVIDQEWVQINLARVHAKTEYLKLMNWEIASATDHAPGPEAASANKVYGTEFATEAYRLLMEIMGPSATIRQNSPGAVLRGRLERWHRSALILTFGGGTNEVQRDIIAMTALGQPHAKR
- a CDS encoding ferredoxin → MEVRVDRDRCEANGVCVGIAPDIFDLDDDEELIISAPVPPADREADVRSAIAQCPRAALTEH